TCGGTATTCCATCGTTTGTACCCCCTTACAGGGCCTTGCGATAGATGTCCGCAATCTGCTCCTGGGTAAAGACCACCGGGTTGTTGGCTACGCTGGCCGCCGAAACCTTCATGCAGTTTTCGGCCATCCACGGGACGTCGGATTCGGAAAGACCCAGCTCACCCAGCGTGCAGGTAAGGTCGAGCTTTTGCAGCAGCGCCTTGACTTGCGCGGCGCAGTCGGCCGCGTCCGTGCCGCCCAGCAGCTTGGAAATGCGCGCGAACTTCTCGGGTGCGCCCGGATAAGAAGCCTCGATGACCGCTGGCGTCAGCGCCGCCAGGCCCTGGCCGTGCACGATGTCCTTCAGGCCGCTGGCCGGGTGCTCCATGCCGTGCGCCAGGGTGACGCCTGCCGTGTTGATGACCATGCCGCCGATAGTGGAAGCAATGGTGATCTTCTCCCAGGCTTCGGTGCTGGTGTCCGCGCCGGTGTAGAGGTTGACCAGATTCTCGGCAATGGCCTCAATGGCGTACAGGCTGAGCGCGTCGCTGAACGGCTGCGCAATCTTGGAGGTGTACGCTTCGATGCAGTGGCACAGCGCGTCGAAGCCGACCGAGGCCAGCACCTTTTTGGGCATGGTCTGCATGCACTCGGGGTCGACGATGGACGCCTTGGCGATGATAGCCGAGCAGCGCAGGCTCTTTTTGTCGCCGTTTTCCGGGTTAGTGAGCACGGCAA
The window above is part of the Intestinibacillus sp. Marseille-P6563 genome. Proteins encoded here:
- a CDS encoding iron-containing alcohol dehydrogenase, with amino-acid sequence MNQFTYFLPVNIVFGCGRVAEVGALTAPYGKKALIVTGRSSAKKSGLYDHVKNSLAEAGIDSVLFDQVSQNPLTTTVEEGARLATEQGCDVVVAIGGGSIMDGAKGIAFLACNDGDINDYIFNRKQSDHALPLILIPTTCGTGSEGNGFAVLTNPENGDKKSLRCSAIIAKASIVDPECMQTMPKKVLASVGFDALCHCIEAYTSKIAQPFSDALSLYAIEAIAENLVNLYTGADTSTEAWEKITIASTIGGMVINTAGVTLAHGMEHPASGLKDIVHGQGLAALTPAVIEASYPGAPEKFARISKLLGGTDAADCAAQVKALLQKLDLTCTLGELGLSESDVPWMAENCMKVSAASVANNPVVFTQEQIADIYRKAL